One segment of Lytechinus pictus isolate F3 Inbred chromosome 13, Lp3.0, whole genome shotgun sequence DNA contains the following:
- the LOC135156342 gene encoding uncharacterized protein LOC135156342 — MEEAVNLPLPSDGELEGSAGEEDNPILSLGQVDLGTSAPDQCEGVGPAPSQVMGAGEPVTASPAIGDIAGAQAAPHKGGVSRTPPGFEDIGRFNRSFPEKQMRCLEALEWLVQGQLLPYPGAIVRMVQSGLPWDLVLGFVDRAYARAVEMADAGWVRCLHEYLGGRLSPDQYGNRFPLLDEGGGNDGLVFFDPDTPWWEPAMERQRRFPRGLAYLPHFEGRVSTATASAPWFQDEPVPEASTATCNLEQVGLSPEPAPTAPEAASDPEEEDIDTGPQAAASEAPPSDNPEVPSEHTKVPEAQAEEPSTGGRSIMREKGEAGRRGRAGAPASPGKRALSGAIGGPAHKRKARGPCPLCQQRPHQKLKVHVYRHMPPALRLGLDRPVGEELPLLEVMGCLRFLAQCFTGSPDLDSLVKFVNLKAPDNWNWYIPPSMEEEMFRFLGQLGAFRPSSISVRPLNSVAALLHWRVLAFLVGQLTEEEIRQLHHLGGSSAPEKGEAMPVRTAQLKPAGSTVPSTPVVRPKRPTSSGHDRDYVPAHSAPAAAGAPPAAKGGVSATPVAPKGSVQTRVWKRTPGSTPEAGRVSFAEVAAKPPIPLAVDSHFHLDFLEGRLGQKGWKCAESTAGREPRVPVRLVGGVANFCDPRKYKGILFPEGRNWKVSVGVLPRMASSFEEADLDAMGRLACDPKTSALGEIGLDYSLPPSTWSKQLLVYTTILEQVGATGKVLILHLRGEDGKTSDVPSRIVREATRTRANRHQRVHIHCCTLGPLEVEAWGKTFPNTYFSFGCKVKHFTGEQLDALRKVPLSKLLLETDSPYLPVGGVRCMTPAYIGEVGEFVASARRMGFLTLMERARINHLALYGV, encoded by the coding sequence ATGGAGGAAGCGGTTAACCTTCCGCTACCCTCTGATGGGGAACTCGAGGGCTCGGCGGGGGAGGAAGACAATCCGATCCTTTCTCTGGGCCAAGTTGATCTGGGGACAAGTGCTCCGGACCAATGCGAGGGGGTAGGACCCGCCCCTTCACAGGTAATGGGGGCTGGGGAGCCTGTTACGGCTTCCCCAGCTATTGGGGATATCGCGGGGGCCCAAGCGGCACCCCACAAAGGGGGAGTTTCTAGAACGCCTCCAGGGTTTGAGGACATAGGGAGGTTTAATCGGTCCTTCCCGGAAAAACAAATGCGCTGTTTGGAGGCGTTGGAGTGGCTCGTGCAGGGCCAGCTCCTTCCATATCCGGGCGCGATAGTTAGGATGGTCCAATCTGGGCTACCCTGGGACTTGGTCCTGGGATTCGTGGACAGGGCATATGCGCGGGCGGTGGAGATGGCGGATGCGGGTTGGGTCCGCTGTCTACACGAATACCTTGGGGGGCGGCTGTCTCCTGATCAATACGGGAATCGGTTTCCGTTATTGGACGAAGGGGGTGGGAACGATGGGTTGGTGTTTTTCGACCCCGACACTCCTTGGTGGGAACCCGCCATGGAGAGGCAACGTCGTTTCCCTCGAGGTTTGGCTTATCTGCCTCACTTCGAGGGGAGGGTATCCACGGCGACAGCGTCGGCGCCATGGTTTCAGGACGAGCCGGTTCCGGAGGCCTCGACTGCGACGTGCAATTTGGAGCAGGTGGGACTTAGTCCGGAACCAGCTCCAACTGCTCCGGAAGCCGCCTCAGATCCGGAGGAGGAGGATATTGATACTGGGCCACAAGCGGCTGCGTCTGAGGCTCCGCCTTCCGATAACCCGGAGGTCCCATCCGAGCACACAAAGGTCCCTGAAGCCCAGGCTGAGGAACCGTCCACGGGGGGTAGGTCCATCATGCGTGAGAAGGGGGAGGCGGGTAGGCGAGGCCGGGCAGGGGCACCTGCCAGCCCGGGTAAACGCGCGTTAAGCGGGGCTATTGGAGGGCCGGCTCACAAGCGGAAGGCGAGGGGACCTTGTCCTCTTTGCCAGCAGCGGCCCCACCAAAAGTTGAAGGTGCATGTGTATCGTCACATGCCGCCAGCACTCCGTTTGGGGCTTGATAGACCCGTTGGGGAGGAGCTTCCTCTCCTGGAGGTAATGGGGTGTCTCCGATTTTTGGCCCAGTGTTTTACAGGTAGTCCTGACCTGGATTCGCTGGTTAAGTTTGTGAATCTGAAGGCCCCCGACAACTGGAATTGGTACATTCCGCCGTCCATGGAGGAGGAGATGTTCCGTTTTCTAGGACAGCTGGGAGCATTCCGTCCCAGTAGTATTTCGGTGCGTCCCCTTAATTCTGTTGCCGCATTACTCCACTGGCGAGTATTAGCATTCCTGGTGGGGCAGCTTACTGAGGAAGAAATTCGTCAGTTGCACCACCTTGGGGGTTCCAGTGCCCCTGAGAAGGGGGAGGCTATGCCAGTCAGAACTGCGCAGCTTAAGCCGGCGGGGAGCACAGTCCCCTCGACGCCGGTAGTAAGGCCGAAGAGGCCCACATCATCTGGGCACGACAGGGATTATGTCCCGGCTCATTCGGCTCCGGCTGCAGCGGGCGCGCCACCAGCTGCTAAAGGGGGAGTATCGGCTACCCCTGTGGCACCAAAGGGCTCGGTTCAGACCCGGGTTTGGAAACGAACCCCGGGGTCTACCCCAGAGGCCGGGCGCGTTTCGTTCGCGGAAGTCGCGGCAAAGCCCCCTATACCTCTGGCTGTTGACAGCCATTTCCACCTGGATTTCCTGGAGGGTCGTCTGGGACAGAAGGGCTGGAAATGTGCTGAGTCAACGGCGGGCAGGGAGCCTCGGGTCCCAGTCCGCCTGGTCGGAGGTGTCGCGAATTTCTGCGATCCCCGCAAATATAAGGGTATCCTGTTCCCGGAGGGCCGCAACTGGAAAGTCTCTGTGGGGGTACTCCCCCGCATGGCTTCCAGTTTCGAAGAAGCTGACTTAGACGCCATGGGCCGATTGGCCTGTGACCCTAAGACTAGCGCGCTTGGGGAGATTGGTCTGGACTATTCTCTCCCACCCTCCACGTGGTCGAAGCAGCTTCTTGTGTATACGACCATCCTAGAGCAGGTCGGGGCTACTGGCAAAGTCCTGATACTGCATCTGCGGGGAGAAGACGGAAAAACTTCCGATGTCCCCTCGAGGATTGTTCGAGAAGCGACCAGGACGAGGGCCAACAGACATCAGCGGGTTCATATCCACTGTTGTACTCTTGGGCCTCTAGAGGTCGAGGCTTGGGGAAAAACTTTCCCCAATACCTACTTTAGCTTCGGCTGCAAGGTGAAACATTTCACCGGGGAGCAGCTGGACGCGTTGAGGAAGGTTCCTCTCTCCAAGTTATTGCTGGAGACTGATTCTCCATATCTTCCCGTAGGGGGGGTCAGATGTATGACCCCTGCATACATCGGGGAGGTGGGAGAATTTGTCGCCTCAGCTAGGCGCATGGGTTTCCTCACCCTCATGGAACGTGCCCGGATTAATCATCTGGCGCTCTATGGGGTGTAG
- the LOC129275060 gene encoding carbonyl reductase [NADPH] 1-like, with protein sequence MSSKVAVVTGSNTGVGLAIVRAFCKHFGENGAVYLTARNEERGMQAVEVLKKEGLNPRFHLLDVDDVSSMEMLRDDIKTEHGGLDILVNNAGIAYKGNPPMSEQAVGSIKTNYHGVRLMTDTFLPIIRDGGRITHVASMAAPMAYYRLSEELQERFKQVSTVQDVTNLMNEFIEATKIGDHVQKGWPDWAYGTSKLGVVALTKIQGENVSKDSSKKDVLINCCCPGYVATGMTAHHTGENAKHRLTPDQGADTPVYLSLLPAGTTNIQGKFLYKREIKDFFTVDIRPITLI encoded by the exons ATGTCTTCGAAGGTTGCTGTT GTAACTGGTAGCAATACTGGAGTTGGTCTGGCCATCGTTCGAGCTTTCTGCAAGCATTTTGGTGAGAATGGAGCTGTATATTTGACGGCAAGGAATGAGGAGCGAGGGATGCAGGCCGTAGAAGTCTTGAAGAAGGAAGGTCTTAATCCTAGATTCCATCTCCTTGACGTGGACGATGTTAGCAGTATGGAGATGCTTCGAGATGATATCAAGACTGAGCATGGGGGCTTGGATATCCTGGTCAACAATGCAGGAATCGCCTATAAG GGTAACCCTCCAATGTCTGAGCAAGCTGTCGGATCTATCAAGACCAACTACCATGGTGTCCGTCTAATGACTGATACGTTCCTACCGATCATCAGAGATGGTGGAAG GATCACGCATGTTGCTAGCATGGCGGCTCCTATGGCCTACTACAGGTTGAGCGAAGAACTTCAGGAACGTTTCAAGCAAGTCTCAACTGTACAGGACGTGACGAACCTCATGAATGAATTCATTGA GGCTACCAAGATTGGAGACCATGTCCAGAAGGGTTGGCCAGATTGGGCCTATGGGACCAGTAAACTTGGAGTAGTAGCCCTCACCAAAATACAGGGTGAAAATGTTAGCAAGGATTCAAGCAAAAAGGATGTTCTCATTAACTGT TGTTGTCCTGGCTACGTTGCTACCGGCATGACGGCGCATCATACTGGTGAAAATGCAAAGCATAGGCTCACCCCAGATCAGGGGGCAGATACCCCTGTCTACCTGTCCCTCCTACCAGCCGGCACCACCAACATTCAAGGAAAGTTTCTGTATAAGAGAGAGATTAAAGATTTCTTCACAGTTGATATCAGACCAATTACATTGATATAA